GAGCGGGGCCGAGGGCACACAGGAGCTCTCGCTGGCGCAATGCGAGCCGGGCACCGTGGTGCTGCGGCTGGTGAACCACGGCGCCGAACAGATCCACGGCACCCTGTGGGTGGAATAAAGAGAGAAACGAGAGCGCCCCCGGCGCGGCAGGCCTGCCGCGCCGGGGGCGCTTTTGCACGGTTACATCAGATGCCGGATCAGCGGGGCCACGAGGCGCATGAGGCTGTGGAGCACCCGCTTGCCCGCCGGGTACTCGGGATAGGGGAAGGCCGGGCCGTATTCAAGGCCCCCTGCCGCCAGCGGGACGCGGCTTTGCGCCATCTGGCCTTCGGCGCCCGCGCGGAGCTGCGCGTTGAGTTCTTTGCAGTCCACCGCGAGCATGAGCTCGGTGTCCAGGTAGGTGCTGCGCATGTCCATGTTATACGAGCCCACAAGGGAGAGCCGGTCGCCCACCAGCACGGTTTTGGTGTGCATGGAGTGGGCGCCGCTGAACTCGTACACCTGCGCGCCGGTGGCCAGGATGTTCGCCTTTTGGTTCAGGTAGTCGGTGCAGCCGAACAGGTTTGCCCCGCTCTCCACCGCGTTCGTTACAATGCGCACCTGCCCCGCGCCGGCGCACAGCGCGGCCAGCTCGCCGTACATTTCGGAGCTGCAGATGACATAGGGCGTTTGGATGACCACATCGCCCGCCCCGGCGGCAAGGCGGGTGATGGTGTGCCAGACCCAGGGCTCCTTGTTCACCGGCCCGGCCGGGTTTGCAACCAGGGTGACCTTGTTGGCGGCCAGGGTGAGGGGGACAAGGTCGGGCAGCGCAAGGCTTTGACCCAGCTTTTCTTCCAGGCCGCCGTAGCGCTGCGCCAGGTCGGCGGCGGCCTGGCGCACCGTTTTGCCCGCGTGTTCGCAGGTGTAAGGCTTTGTGCAGCCCAGCGCCCAGACCCCTTCAAAATAGGCGCGCAGCTGGGCCAGCGAGCTGCCGGGGGCGGGAGCGGTGTTCCACACCAGGAGCTCCCGGTCGATGTTTTGGCCCTGCACATAATCGCCCAAAAACAGATCAAAGGTATTGCGCCCGCCCAGCAGGAAGATCGAGTCGTCGGCAATGAGATACTTGTCGTGCATGCGGGTTTGCAGCTGCCAGGGCAGCGCGGGATTTAAAGGCGCGTATACCTTGACGTCGGCGTTCGGATGTGCGGCCAGGGCCTTGAAAAAAGCGTTCCCCGTCAGGTTTTTGAAACCCGACAGGCCGTCGATGAGTACGCGCACCTTTACCCCCCGGTCCGCCGCCGCCAGCAGGGTGGACAGCACGTCCCGGCCGCTCTCGTCTGCGTGGAACTCGAAGGTGGAAAGGATGATTTCGCGCTGGGCGGCCCCGATGAGCCGCAGCCGCCAGAGCAGGGCGTCGGAGTTGCCGTCCACACAGGCGACCCGCTCGCTGCCGGGGGCGGCGGCATAGAATTCAGTGGAGGCAAGCTGGGCGGCGTATTGTGCGCCCACCGGCTTGTGATGCACAAAGGGCAGCGCGGTGCCCAGAATAAGATAGGCTGCAAGCAGGGCGGCGGCCCATGCAAGCAGGCGCCGGCGGCGGGGTGGGCGGGGTGCGGAAGGTTTCATGACAGGGGCCTCCTTGGGGCGGCGCGCCGCCCGTGATGGGATACAGTTCAGTTATACCGCGCGCGCACAAGAAAGTCAACGCGTGCGGCGCACACCTTGCAGGCGGGGTAGGGATGTGGTATACTTCTGTAGAATGTTCGCCGCCCGGCTACAGGCGGGGCGGCAGTATTTTCGAGGAGGGAACCGCCCATGCAGACCCTGACCCAGGTGGTGAAGGCGTGCAGCGATTTTTTGTGGGGAGTGCCCATGCTGGTGATGCTGTTCGGCACCCACTTGTTTTTGACCGTGCGGCTGCACTTTGTGCAGCGGCACACCTTTAAGGCGATCCGGCTGAGCGTGACGCCGGACAAGGGCAGCGAGGGCGAGGTGAGCCAGTTCGGCGCGCTGGCCACCGCGCTGGCGGCCACCATCGGCACAGGGAATATCATCGGCGTGTCCACCGCCATTGCGCTGGGCGGCCCCGGCGCGGTGCTGTGGTGCTGGCTTACGGGCGTGTTCGGCATTGCCACGAAATACGGCGAGTCGCTGCTGGCGGTGAAATACCGAACCCGCAACGAAAAGGGGGCCATGGTGGGCGGGCCCATGTACACCATTGAGCGGGGGCTGCACTGGAAGTGGATGGCGGTGCTGTTTGCCGCCCTTACGGTGGTGGCCACCTTTGGCATTGGCTGCACGGTGCAGAGCCACGCCATCAGCGATGTGGTGCACACCACCTTTGGCGTGCCCATGGCGGTGAGCGGCGCTGTGGTTACCCTGCTGTCGGCCATTGTGATCCTGGGCGGGGTGAAGGCCATCGCCCAGGTGTGCGAAAAGCTGGTGCCCTTTATGAGCCTGTTTTACATTTTGGGGTGCCTGGCGATCCTGGCAATCAACTGGAACTTTTTGGCGCCGGCGCTGGCGCTGATTGTGCAAAGCGCGTTCAGCGCCAGGGCCCTGGGCGGCGGCTTTGTGGGCGGCGGCGTGATGGCCGCCTGCCGTTACGGCATGGCCCGGGGGCTGTTTTCCAACGAGTCCGGCCTTGGCACCGCGCCCATTGCAGCCGCCACGGCCCAGACCAAAAACCCGGTGCGGCAGGCCCTGGTGTCGATGACCGGCACCTTTTGGGATACGGTGGTGGTGTGCGCCATGACCGGCCTTGTGGTGGTGAGCAGCATGATGCGCGACCCAGCGGCCTTTGCGGGCGCGGGCGACGACGCGATGACCCGCCTTGCCTTTGCAAACCTGCCCGGCGGGCAGTATGTGCTGACCCTGGCGCTTTCGGTGTTTGCCTTCACCACCATTCTGGGCTGGAGCTTTTACGGGGAGAAGTGTGTGGAGTACCTGTTCGGCGCCCGGGCGATCATGGCGTACCGGGTGGTTTATCTGGCGGTGCTGTTTTTGGGCACGGTGACGAGCCTGGATTTGGTGTGGAACTTTTCCGATTTGATGAACGGGCTGATGGCTTTTCCGAACCTGGTGAGCGTGCTGCTGCTGAGCGGGGTGATCGTGAAGGAAACGCGGCACTACCTGTGGGAGGGGCGGCTGGATGAGGCGAGTGAGGAAACGGTGTGACCCCGGCGGGCAAACGTGATATAATAACCGCAAGGCGGTTATTATACCGGCTTATCTTAAGGCATCCGCCTCGCCGCTGCGCGGCAGCCGGCGGAATTGCCAATGATACCATTCACGCTTCGCGTTCATGGTATAATAAAAGCCGGGCGCCGCGGCGCCCGGCTTTTGCAGAAGAGGGGGAAAGAATGCCGTGAACAAACTGTGGGGGCATTTCAGCACCATCACCCACCACAAGTGGCTGGTGATGAAATACTGCTTTAAGCTGGGGCTGTATCGGCAGGGGCTGTGCCATGACCTTTCAAAGTACACGCCCGCCGAGTTCTGGCCGGGGGTGAGATATTACCAGGGCGACCGGAGCCCCAACGATGCCCAGCGCCAGGCCGAGGGGTGCAGCACCGCCTGGCTGCACCACAAGGGGCGCAACCGGCACCACCTGGAATATTGGATCGATTACGACCCGGCGGGCACCGGCAGAATGATCGGCAACGAGATGCCGGTGCGGTATGTGGCCGAGATGTTCTGCGACCGAATTGCCGCCAGCCGCACCTATTTGAAAGGTGCCTATATCGACGCCTCGCCCTGGCAGTATTACGAGCGGGGGCAGGCGCATTATCTGCTGCACCCCGCCACCCGCCGCCTGCTGGAGCGCATGCTGCTGCTTTTGCGGGAGGAGGGCGAGGAAAAGGCGTTTGAGACCATCCGGCGGGAGATCCTGCAAAAATGAACCCGGCCGGGGCCTTGGACCCTACTTTCAACAACAAAGCTGCCGCCCTGTGGAAAACCACAGGGCGGCAGCTTTGTTTGAAAAACAGAGATCACACGGTAGCGGGCTGCTGCTCTGCGGCAGGCGCTTCGCTTTCCGGCTGGGGCTTTTCAGCCGCAGGCTTTTTGGCGGCCGGTTTTTTGGCCGGGGATTTTTTGGCGGGCGCCTTTTTGGCCGCGGCCTTTTCAGCCGCCGGCGCCTTGGGGGCGGCCTTTTTGGCAGCAGCTGCCTTGGCGGCGGGTTTTTTGACAGGAGCCCCGGGGGCTGGCTGCTCTGCGGGCTTTGCCGCGCTTTCCGCTTTGGCGGCGGCCTTTTTGGCCGCGGGCTTTTTTGCCGGGGCCGGGGCGGGAGCGCTCACCGCCGCCGCTGCCTGGGCCCCGGCGGGCGCGGGCTGGGCGGCTGCGTGCTCGGCCTTTTCAGGGGCCGCTTTTTCGGGGGCCGCCTCGGGGGCTTCGACAGGAGCCTTTTCCTGCGGGGGGACCGGATCAACAGGAGCGGACGGCGCCTTTTCGGGGGCCGCGGGGGGAGCGGACGGCGTTACCGGGGCCTGCGGGGCCGGTTCGGCGGGCGCTTCGGCCTTGGGGTCGGCGAGCTTTTTGGCCGCGCGCCGGGGGGCCTTTTTCTCGGGCAGCTTGCCCGCCCAGCCGGTGAGCACCTCTTTGTAAAAGTCCACCGCGGGGGGCAGGGCCATGACCGAGATGTTTTCATCCAGCCCGTGAATGCTGGCATATTGCTGCTTATTGATCTCCAGGGGGGCAAAGCGGAGCGCGTTGTCGGTGACTTCTTTATAAAAGCGCGCGTCGGTGCCGCCGGTCATGATGTAGGGGGTCATGGAATAGCCGGGGTAGATCTTCTGCATGGTGTCTTCCAGCAGGCGGAAGGGCGCGCCCTCGTAGCTGGCCTCCGGCGGCGGGTCGTCCTGATAGATGACCTCGGCTTCCAGGCCGAATTTTTTGGCGAGCCTGCAGATCAGGGGCACGCTTTCCTTGGTGGGCTGGTGGGGCATGCAGCGCATGTTGGCGGTCACAAAAGCCTCCTGCGGCAGCACGTTCAGGCCGTCTGAGCCCTTGGCGGTGGTAAAGGCGCAGGTGGTGCGCATCATGGCGCCCGCCAGGGGGTTCACCTTGGGCAGCAGCACCGTGAGCAGCGGCTCGAACAGCCAGAGGTTGCCCAGCAAAAGGCGCATGCCGAAGTTCATGTTGGGGGCCATGCGGCGGAACATCTCGCGCAGGGTGGGGGTGAAGCGGGCCCGGAAGGGATTGTGCTTTTCGACCCGGCAGATGAATTTTGCAATGCGCACCAGCGCGGTGTTGCGGCCGGGGGCGCTGGCATGGCCGCCGCCGCTTCTGGCGATGAACTTAACGTCGGCATAGCCCTTTTCCACCACGCCGACCACGCCGTAACGGCCTTTTACGCCGGCCATGGGGCTGTCCATGATCATGCCGCCCTCATCCATCAGCATGCCGAGGCGCACGCCGTGCTCTTTGAGCCAGGCGGCGGTGGCGGGGGCGCCGTCGCCGCCCCACTCCTCGGTGCAGCTGGAGGCGAGATATACGTCGCACTCCGGCTTCCAGCCGGCTTTCAGCAATTCCTCCGCGGCCTGCATAAAGCAGTACAGGCTGCCCTTGGTATCCACCGTGCCGCGGCCCCAGACCGAACCCTCGGCGATCTCGCCGGAGAACGGCCCGTGCTGCCATTCGCCCTCTGCGGGAACCACGTCGTGGTGGCTCATGAGCAGGATGGGCTGGGTGGTGCCGGGGTTTGAGCCGGTGATCTTGAACAGCAGGCTGCCGTTCAGGTCGATCAGTTCGGCCCGGCGGTGCAGGGTGGGGAATTCCTTTTTCAGCAGCTTGTGGAACCCGTCGAACTTTTTGCGGTCCGCCTGCTGAAAGTGGGACTCCGTTTCGCACTGCACGAGGCGGGAGAGCCCCTCGGCATAGCCCTGGGCCCGGTCCAGGTCGCAATCGGGGAATTTGGCCCGCACGGCGGGGGTGGGCTTCATTTGAAGCGTGCGCACCACCGCGACCAAAAGCAGCACCACAAGGATCGCCAGCAGCGCAAGCAGGATCCATACAAGGATCATAGAGAAATGCCTCCTTCACATCATGTTGGCCCGCGGGAGCGCCCGCATGGCCTATTGCTCCAGTATAAGACCCAGTATAGCACAAAACGCGAGGTTTCGTACAGCCGTTTGCAGCAACTTTTTGCGCTTTTTTGGCAGATGCGAGGGGGAAAAGTTTGTTTTGATTTTCACAGCCCGATCCCCCTTGACAAAGCGCGCGGCAAGGCGTAATGTGTAGAATTGCCACAGGCCGCAGCGCGCCCCGCAAAAGGGCGTTTTTGGCGCGGCGGGCACAGCCCGGCAGGGGCTTTTGCGGGGAAAGAACAAAGTGAGCGGGGGAGCACCGATGCAGAACAAAATCACCCAGGGCGTGATCTGGAAACAGCTGCTGCTGTTTTTCTTTCCGGTTTGGTTCGGGACCTTTTTCCAGCAGCTTTACAACACCGCCGACGCGGTAATCGTGGGCAACTTTGTGGGCAAGGGCGCGCTGGCTGCGGTGGGTGCCACGGCGGTGGTGCTGAACCTGCTGGTGGGCTTTTTTGTGGGGCTTTCCAGCGGGGCCACAGTGATCATCAGCCAGCGCTACGGTGCGGGCGACGCGGAAGGGGTGAGCCGGGCCGTGCACACCGCGATGGCCCTGGCGCTGGCGGGCGGCGCGGTGATTATGGTGGTGGGCCTTGCGGCCAGCCCCTGGGCGCTGCGCTGGATGAACACCCCCGAGGACATTATGCCCCAGGCGGTGCTGTACCTGCGGGTCTGCTTTTTGGGCATGATCCCGAGCCTTATTTACAATATGGGCACCGGCATCCTGCGGGCGGTGGGCGACTCGCGCAGGCCGCTGTACTTTTTGGTGGCGGCCTCGCTGACCAACATTGCGCTGGACCTTTTGTTCGTGGTGGGGCTGCGCATGGGGGTGCTGGGCGTGGCGCTGGGCACGGTGCTGAGCCAGTGCGCGGCGGCGCTGCTGACGGTGGCCAGCATTACCGGGACCCCGGCCTGTTACCGGTTCGACCCCAAAAAGCTGGGCTTTGACCCGGAGATCCTGGGGCAGGTGGTGCGCATCGGGCTGCCGGCGGGGCTGCAGTCGGTGATGTATTCGGTGTCGAACATTGTGGTGCAGGCCAGTGTGAACGGCTTTGGCACCGATGTGGTGGCCGCCTATACCGCATACGGTAAGATTGACAGCGTGTTCTGGATGACCATGAGCTCCTTTGGCCTTTCCATCACCACCTTTGTGGGGCAGAACTTCGGCGCAAAGCAGTACGGCCGGGTGAAAAAGGGCGTGCTGCAGTGCGCGGGCATGGCCTTTGCCGCCACCGCGCTGCTGATGGCCCTGGTGCTGCCGCTGGGCAGCTGGGTGTACCGCTTTTTTGTGCCGGACCAGACGGTCATCCACGAGGGGCTGCGCATCCTGCACTTTTTGGTGCCGGTGTGGCCCACCTATGTGCTGATCGAGGTGCTGAGCGGTGCGGTGCGCGGCACCGGCGATTCGCTGATCCCCATGCTGATGACCAGCTTTGGGGTGTGCGTGCTGCGCATTGTGTGGATCGTGGCGGTGGCGCTGCCGTTCTGGCCCAGCCTGAACGGGGTGCTGACCTGTTACCCCTTGAGCTGGGCGTTCACCAGCGTGCTGTTCCTGGCCTACTATTTACAGGGGGGCTGGCTGCGGCGGCGCATCCGGGTGCAAGAGGCGGCCGAAACGGCCCCGGCCACGGATTGAATCCGGACTTTTTTTGATAAACCTGTGCGCGGTGACGCGCACAGGTTTGTTTTTTTGCGGAGCTTTTGAGAAAAAGCATTGACAAGCCGCGGCCTTTCGGCTAAACTTAAAAAGCTGAAAGTTAGTTTAGACTAACAATGGGCGCTTCACAACGGCATGCCCTTCCCCCGTGCGGGGGAGGTGTTTTTTTGCCGGAAGGTTAGTTTATACTAACATGCGGCTGAAACAGAACAGAGAAAAGGCGGGAACACAAAACAATGATGATCAACAAGCGGCTGGTGGAAACGGTCGGCGATGCAAAAAAATACATTGGGCGGAACGTGGCGCTGCAGTGGTGCGCCCTGGCGGCAAACATCGTTATAGTGTTTGCTGTGGGGAACCTGCTGGAAAAATTGCTGCTTGGCAGCGCAGGCGCCGCATTGCCCGGCGCCACTGCAGCGGTGCTGCTGGCCGCGGCGGCGGTGCGCTTTGCGTGCGCACGCGGTGCGGCCCGGGCTGGCTTTCTGGCCTCCCGCTCGGTAAAAAAGACGCTGCGGGAAATGATTTACAAAAAGCTGCTGCGGCTGGGCCCGGCTTATGCGCAGAAGGTGCCGACCGCCGAGGCGGTGCAGCTTGCGGCCGAGGGCGTGGAACAGCTGGAAACCTATTTTGGGGCGTATCTGCCGCAGCTTTTTTACAGCATGCTGGCCCCGGTGACCTTGTTTTTGACGCTGAGCATGATAAGCGTCAAAGCGGCGGTGGTGCTGATGATCTGCGTGCCGCTGATTCCGGTTTCCATTGTGGCGGTGCAGAAGTTTGCCAAGCGGCTGCTGGGCCGTTATTGGGGGCAGTACGCCGCCCTGGGCGACAGCTTTTTGGAGAATCTGCAGGGGCTCACCACCTTGAAAATATACCAGGCGGACGAGCAAAAGCAGCAGGAGATGCACAAAGAGGCCGAACATTTCCGCAGGGTCACCATGAAGGTGCTGAGCATGCAGCTGAACTCGATCATTGTGATGGATCTGATCGCCTACGGCGGCGCGGCCCTGGGCATTGTGATTGCGGCGGGGGAGTTTGGGGCCGGGCGCATTGGCTTTTTGGGGTGTTTTGCCATAGTTCTGCTGTCGGCCGAGTTCTTTTTGCCCTTGCGGGCGCTGGGGTCGTTTTTCCACGTGGCGATGAACGGCATGGCGGCAAGCGACAAGATCTTCCGCCTGCTGGACCTGCCCGAGCGGGCACAAAGCCGGCAGGAGGCCCGCGGCGGTGAGATCGCGCTTTGCGGGGTGCGGTTTGCGTATGAGCCGGAGCGGGAAATCCTGCGCGGGGTGGACATGACGTTTGCACCCGGCAGTTTTACCGCCATTGTGGGCGAATCCGGCTGCGGAAAATCCACTGTGGCCGCCCTGCTCACCGGGCGCAATGCCGGATATGGGGGCAGCGTGACGCTGGGCGGGGCCGAGCTTGCGGGCCTGAACGAGGCCTCGCTGATGCGCACCGTCACGCTGGTGAGCCACAACAGCTATCTGTTCAAGGGCACGGTGCGGGAAAGCCTGCAGATGGGCGATGACCGGGCGGGCGATGAAGCGCTTTGGCGGGTGTTGGAGCGGGTGAGGCTGGCGGACTTTTTGCGGGCGGAAAAGGGCCTGGACACACCTCTGACGGAAAATGCGGGCAACCTTTCGGGCGGGCAGCGGCAGCGGCTGGCACTGGCCCGGGCGCTTTTGCACGACAGCCCGGTGTACATTTTTGACGAGGCCACCTCCAACATCGACGTGGAGAGTGAAAACGATATTATGGAGCTGATCCACAGCCTGGCAAAGAGCAAGACCGTGATCCTGATCTCGCACCGGCTGGCAAACGCGGCGCCGGCGGACAAAATCTATGTGATGAAAGCGGGGCGGGTGGTACAGCAGGGCGCCCATGCCGCGCTGCTGGCAGAGGGAGGCCTGTACGAAACCCTGTGGGAGAACCAGCAGGCGCTGGAACAGTATGCATACACAAAGGAGGCGGCGGTATGAAAACACGCGGAAATCTTGCGGTGATGGGCCGCCTTGTGGGCATGGTGCGGCCCCTGCTGCCGGTAATGGTGTGCGCGGTGGCCATGGGCGTGGCAGGCTTTTTGTGCGCGATTTTTATCCCGGTGCTGGGCGGCTACGCTCTGCTGGATGTGCTGCGGATGAGCACGCCGCTGAGCCTGCACGCCATTTTTTGGTGCGTGCTTGTGTTCGCCCTGCTGCGGGGCGTGCTGCACTACGCCGAACAGGCCTGCAACCACTTTATCGCCTTTAAGCTGCTGGCCCTGATCCGGGACAAGGTGTTTTTTGCGCTGCGCCGATTGGCGCCCGCGAAGTTGGAGGGCAGGGACAAAGGGGATCTGATCTCGGTGCTCACGGCAGACATTGAGCTGCTGGAGGTGTTTTATGCCCATACCCTCTCGCCGGTGTGCATTGCGGTGCTGGTGAGCGCGGCGATGACCGTGTTTATCGGAGGCTACCACCCGGTGCTGGGGGCCGTTGCCCTGGCCGGGTACCTGGCGGTAGGCGTGGCCGTGCCCCTGGCGGCGGCACGGCGCGGCCGGGCAAAAGGCGAAGAATTCCGCCGCCGGTTCGGCGAGCTGAACGCCTTTGTGCTGGACTCGCTGCGGGGGCTGAAGGAGAGCATCCAATACGGCCGGGGCGAAGCCCGCCTGGAACAGATGAACGCGCGCACCGACGCGCTCTCCCGCGAGGAGGAGGGCATGAAGGTCGGGGCGGGGACCAACGCCGCCGCCACCGGGGCGCTGATCCTGCTTTTTTCGGCGGCGATGCTGTTTGGCGCAGCGGCGCTTTATGGGCGCGGCGCGGTGGATTTTACGGGGGTGCTGATCCCGACCGTTGCGATGATGAGTTCGTTCGGGCCGGTGGCGGCGCTGGCAAGCCTTGGCAGCAGCCTGCAAAACACGTTTGCAGCGGGCAACCGGGTGCTGGATGTGCTGGACGAGGCCCCGGTGGTGGAAGAGGTAACGGACGGCAGGGACATTGCCTTTTCGGGCGCGGCGTGCGAGGAGGTGCGCTTTTCTTACGGGGAAGAGGAGATCCTGCGCGGGATCACGCTGGAGGTGCGGGAAAACGAGATCGTGGGCGTTGTGGGCAGGAGCGGCTCTGGGAAATCGACCCTGCTCAAGCTGCTGATGCGCTTTTGGGACCCCCAGCGCGGGGCGGTGAAGCTGTCGGGCGAGAAGATACAGGCGGTGAACACGGCCAGCCTGCGCCGGGCCGAGAGCTTTGTGACCCAGGACACACACCTGTTCCACGACAGCATTGAGGCCAATTTGAAGATCGCCGCCCCGGGCGCCACCCGCGAACAGGTGGTGGAGGCCTGCAAGAAGGCGGCCGTGCACGAGTTTATCTGCACCCTGCCCCGGGGATACGACACGCCGGTGGGGGAACTGGGCGAAACGCTTTCAGGCGGCGAGCGGCAGCGGCTGGGCCTGGCGCGGGCTTTTTTGCACGGCGCGCCCCTTATTTTGCTGGACGAACCCACCAGCAACCTGGACAGCCTGAACGAGGCGGTGATCCTGCGCTCGCTGTGCCGGGAGCGTGGCAAACGGACTGTGGTGCTGGTGTCGCACAGGGCTTCGACCATGCGCATTGCGGATCGGGTATACCCGGTGGAGCGGGGAAGGATGAGCTGAAAAAAGGCGGGGTGAAAAACGCGGACGTCTGCCGGAAGATCGGATCACAAAAAGAAAAGAGGTCTTTATGAGGATACTGTATATTGTTTTGGGCTGCCTGAGCCTGGGGCTGGGCGCGGTGGGCGCGGTGCTGCCTATTCTGCCCACCACGCCTTTTTTAATGGCGGCGGCCTTTTGTTTTGCCAGGGGGTCCCAGCGGCTGAACACATGGTTTTTGGGAACAAGGCTCTACAAAAATTATTTGGAGAGCTTTGTAAAAAGCCGCGGGATGACCCTGAAAACCAAGCTCTCGGTGATGGGGTGCGTGACTGCGGTGATGGCGGTGGGCTTTTTATGCATGAAGGCGGCGCCGGTGGGCCGTGTGGTGCTGGCGGCCGTGTGGGTGGGGCATGTGCTGTATTTTGCCCTGCGGGTAAAAACAGTAAAGGAACCGAAGAAAAGTGCGGAACAAAGCCTGCCGCGGCAGGGGGCGGGGGCCCGGCCCGGAGAAGAGGGCGCGGCTTGAGCGCGGGCAGGGGATCGCGATTTTTTACACCGGCAGAAAAAGGGGGGCAAA
This window of the Oscillospiraceae bacterium genome carries:
- a CDS encoding phospholipase D family protein → MKPSAPRPPRRRRLLAWAAALLAAYLILGTALPFVHHKPVGAQYAAQLASTEFYAAAPGSERVACVDGNSDALLWRLRLIGAAQREIILSTFEFHADESGRDVLSTLLAAADRGVKVRVLIDGLSGFKNLTGNAFFKALAAHPNADVKVYAPLNPALPWQLQTRMHDKYLIADDSIFLLGGRNTFDLFLGDYVQGQNIDRELLVWNTAPAPGSSLAQLRAYFEGVWALGCTKPYTCEHAGKTVRQAAADLAQRYGGLEEKLGQSLALPDLVPLTLAANKVTLVANPAGPVNKEPWVWHTITRLAAGAGDVVIQTPYVICSSEMYGELAALCAGAGQVRIVTNAVESGANLFGCTDYLNQKANILATGAQVYEFSGAHSMHTKTVLVGDRLSLVGSYNMDMRSTYLDTELMLAVDCKELNAQLRAGAEGQMAQSRVPLAAGGLEYGPAFPYPEYPAGKRVLHSLMRLVAPLIRHLM
- a CDS encoding transporter, with protein sequence MQTLTQVVKACSDFLWGVPMLVMLFGTHLFLTVRLHFVQRHTFKAIRLSVTPDKGSEGEVSQFGALATALAATIGTGNIIGVSTAIALGGPGAVLWCWLTGVFGIATKYGESLLAVKYRTRNEKGAMVGGPMYTIERGLHWKWMAVLFAALTVVATFGIGCTVQSHAISDVVHTTFGVPMAVSGAVVTLLSAIVILGGVKAIAQVCEKLVPFMSLFYILGCLAILAINWNFLAPALALIVQSAFSARALGGGFVGGGVMAACRYGMARGLFSNESGLGTAPIAAATAQTKNPVRQALVSMTGTFWDTVVVCAMTGLVVVSSMMRDPAAFAGAGDDAMTRLAFANLPGGQYVLTLALSVFAFTTILGWSFYGEKCVEYLFGARAIMAYRVVYLAVLFLGTVTSLDLVWNFSDLMNGLMAFPNLVSVLLLSGVIVKETRHYLWEGRLDEASEETV
- a CDS encoding MATE family efflux transporter, which produces MQNKITQGVIWKQLLLFFFPVWFGTFFQQLYNTADAVIVGNFVGKGALAAVGATAVVLNLLVGFFVGLSSGATVIISQRYGAGDAEGVSRAVHTAMALALAGGAVIMVVGLAASPWALRWMNTPEDIMPQAVLYLRVCFLGMIPSLIYNMGTGILRAVGDSRRPLYFLVAASLTNIALDLLFVVGLRMGVLGVALGTVLSQCAAALLTVASITGTPACYRFDPKKLGFDPEILGQVVRIGLPAGLQSVMYSVSNIVVQASVNGFGTDVVAAYTAYGKIDSVFWMTMSSFGLSITTFVGQNFGAKQYGRVKKGVLQCAGMAFAATALLMALVLPLGSWVYRFFVPDQTVIHEGLRILHFLVPVWPTYVLIEVLSGAVRGTGDSLIPMLMTSFGVCVLRIVWIVAVALPFWPSLNGVLTCYPLSWAFTSVLFLAYYLQGGWLRRRIRVQEAAETAPATD
- a CDS encoding putative ABC transporter ATP-binding protein, whose product is MMINKRLVETVGDAKKYIGRNVALQWCALAANIVIVFAVGNLLEKLLLGSAGAALPGATAAVLLAAAAVRFACARGAARAGFLASRSVKKTLREMIYKKLLRLGPAYAQKVPTAEAVQLAAEGVEQLETYFGAYLPQLFYSMLAPVTLFLTLSMISVKAAVVLMICVPLIPVSIVAVQKFAKRLLGRYWGQYAALGDSFLENLQGLTTLKIYQADEQKQQEMHKEAEHFRRVTMKVLSMQLNSIIVMDLIAYGGAALGIVIAAGEFGAGRIGFLGCFAIVLLSAEFFLPLRALGSFFHVAMNGMAASDKIFRLLDLPERAQSRQEARGGEIALCGVRFAYEPEREILRGVDMTFAPGSFTAIVGESGCGKSTVAALLTGRNAGYGGSVTLGGAELAGLNEASLMRTVTLVSHNSYLFKGTVRESLQMGDDRAGDEALWRVLERVRLADFLRAEKGLDTPLTENAGNLSGGQRQRLALARALLHDSPVYIFDEATSNIDVESENDIMELIHSLAKSKTVILISHRLANAAPADKIYVMKAGRVVQQGAHAALLAEGGLYETLWENQQALEQYAYTKEAAV
- a CDS encoding putative ABC transporter ATP-binding protein — its product is MKTRGNLAVMGRLVGMVRPLLPVMVCAVAMGVAGFLCAIFIPVLGGYALLDVLRMSTPLSLHAIFWCVLVFALLRGVLHYAEQACNHFIAFKLLALIRDKVFFALRRLAPAKLEGRDKGDLISVLTADIELLEVFYAHTLSPVCIAVLVSAAMTVFIGGYHPVLGAVALAGYLAVGVAVPLAAARRGRAKGEEFRRRFGELNAFVLDSLRGLKESIQYGRGEARLEQMNARTDALSREEEGMKVGAGTNAAATGALILLFSAAMLFGAAALYGRGAVDFTGVLIPTVAMMSSFGPVAALASLGSSLQNTFAAGNRVLDVLDEAPVVEEVTDGRDIAFSGAACEEVRFSYGEEEILRGITLEVRENEIVGVVGRSGSGKSTLLKLLMRFWDPQRGAVKLSGEKIQAVNTASLRRAESFVTQDTHLFHDSIEANLKIAAPGATREQVVEACKKAAVHEFICTLPRGYDTPVGELGETLSGGERQRLGLARAFLHGAPLILLDEPTSNLDSLNEAVILRSLCRERGKRTVVLVSHRASTMRIADRVYPVERGRMS
- a CDS encoding membrane protein, which gives rise to MRILYIVLGCLSLGLGAVGAVLPILPTTPFLMAAAFCFARGSQRLNTWFLGTRLYKNYLESFVKSRGMTLKTKLSVMGCVTAVMAVGFLCMKAAPVGRVVLAAVWVGHVLYFALRVKTVKEPKKSAEQSLPRQGAGARPGEEGAA